The DNA region AACTCTGCAGAGGAGGGGCAGGTTGGGAGAGTTAAACTTAGGAAGATTGTCAATGGAACTTGCTGGGAAGTGGTGCAAGAACCTCCCCTCAAAAACTCTCAAGATAGCCCCCAGATCCCAGATCCTGGAGACTTCCAAGAGCCTTCAGGAACTCAGCCATTCTCCAGTAATGAGCAGGAAATATCATCTAGTAGAATACAACTGTGTCAGGACTCCCCCGTGTGCACTAGGCTACAAGACATTCTGGTCTCTGCTAGCCACTCCCCAGACCACCCAGTGGTGAAGTCAGAGTTTGGGTCCAGTCCAGAACTGGTAGAGAAGGAACCTATGTTGGCTATTGACTGCAGAGAGCCCTATGCATTTGACACAGCCTTGCTGGAGCAACCCTGTGAGGCTGAGGAGTACCGAATCACAAGTGCTGCTGCCACCAGTGAGCTGGAGGAGATCCTGGACTTCATGCTCTGTGGCTCAGACATTGAACCACCTATAGGGTCTCTGGAGAGTCCTGGGGCTGAGGGCTGCAGAACCCCTACCTACCATCTGACAGAAACAGGAAAGAACTGGATGGAAGGGGAAGAATGGTGTCTACCAGACATGGAACTCTGGCCCAGGGagctcacagaattggaaaaggaACCTGCTGGTGAGAACAAAGAGCCAGCTGAGCTCCTCAGCCCCCTTGTCATGCCCTCTGAGGTGAGTGGAGAAGTGCTTTCAGTAGAAGGCTCTTGGACACCAGACCTTGACATTACCAGCTCCCAGCCACTGGATGGTCAGGAAGACAAACTTCTCCATGTCAGCTCCCTTGATATTCCCCAGAGGTCTTATGGGGACCTCTCACCTCCctgctcaaactgggtggagacTGGGCTGGAAGTCTCCCTGACTACAGATGAGTTATTATACCCTTCTCCCAAGGCAGGCAAGGAGGTATCTGGTCACTATGAACTACTAGGCTCACTTCCTGCGAGCTCTGAAGAGGAAGAGATTGATGTGGTGGACTGGACAGCAGAGGGGAGGCTGGTACCCACTAGTGTTCCCTCCATATGGCCTGACCCTTCCTCAGAGTCAGAAACAGAGGTAGATATACTAACATAGTGGAGGGGGGAGGGCAGGTGAGGGGCCCTGGGAGGGTGGGAAGTGTTAGCTAGCAAAAAGCTTACTGACAGAGAAGCTGGCACATGCCCTCTCCTCTTGGCACAAGAGGCAGGTGTACCCCTGGCTCTTTGTAggtcccttcctctcctccctgcctcGGAAGCCAGGCAGAAGCCAAGAGTACCACACATAGAAAATTATGAATTTGAACCATCTTATTTCTTTGTAATCTATTTTCCAGTTAGTGACAACTTAACAAACTGTGTGCTCCCCAGTTCTAGTGGGTCATAGGTAATAGCCAAGGTCAGGTCTCTCAGGTCATAAGGCATCCAGTCACTAGTTATTTAGGAAAAGCTGGGAAAGAACACCTGTGGTGGTGTACTGTTTAAGAAAATGTTCCAGAGGAAGGTGTGAAACAGTGTTGGGTGGAATACTAAGTGGGTAGGAGTGATGGATGCTGTCCAGCACCTAACATGGGGCTTATTCACTGCCAGTATTAGGAAGTCTAGCTAAAACCTCTGCAGGGGACAAGAAGATGTACTTCCATCATTACTTCCAAAAAGTAAGTTGAAAAAGAtagttgctttttttaaaatataaattatttactttGCTGCCATAATTTTTACaagtatttttcatgttttaccaGAGACCCTAAAAGTTCCAGgtcaggccaggtatggtggctcatcaTGCCTGTtaaccccagcactgtgggaggtcaaggcaggtgtatcacttgaggtcaggagttttgagaccagcctggccaacatggtgaacactgcctttcctaaaaataaaataaaataggtattagccaggcgtggtgctgtgcaactgtgatcccagctactcaggagactgaggcaggagaattgcttgaacctgggagacagaggttgcagagagcaccactatactccagcgtgggtgacgaagtgagactctggctcttaaaaaaacaatttttttttttttaaagttccaggTCATATGGCTATCTTGGGCTATGAAAAACACAAGGACTACCAACTCCACGAGGCTGGCTTTGTCCATCCCTTAAAATTAAGTTTTACTCTATTACTCAAAtactttatttcaacttttattaaacCAAATCCAGTAACTTTTGCAATGCCTTACTAGAGGGTTGCCCCACAACTCAACCTTCATTTCTGGCGGGGAAGAAACCATGGCTTCAGGCACATGACTGAAGTTTGGCCATGTTCCATCATTAATGTTCCAACATCACCAGGGACACAAAGCtgcaaaaatgagaaaggaaataaggtTAGAGAAAGGATCCAGGCAATGATAAGGACTGAGGAAGTCACGTTCCCCAACCCTTGAACTCACAAACCCTGGAGCTCAAGGATTGCATCCTTCCTGCAAATCTCACTCAACATAAGTGCAGAACATGCCAAAACGCTGTATGAAGCACTAGGGACAAAGACAGGGTCAAAATCCTTGTAACCAAATGTGATGGTATTGTAGTGCAGTGTTAACACGGGGGACAGTAACAGAACACCCTAGAACCAAACAGAAGAGTGTAGGGAGAAACATAAATGAAGTAACATGAAATAAACTTCCAAATGGAAAACTTGTCCATACCCCCAGGGCAACAGTCAACTACAGTCTTCCAAAGGACATAAATTGCACTTAGGGCACACTAGATAGAAAACaatattgtgtcttttttttttttctcaaatagacggagtctccctatgttggccattcactcctgcctcgacctcccagaatgctgggactgcaggtgtgagctacccaCGCCAGGTGGGTACTTGTAGCCACACCAAGATTAATCCCTTCTCTTCCTCAACAGCGCCCGCGCCCCCCCCACTTCCCATTTCAAACCTCAGCATGAGGACTTCTACCCAAATCTCCCTACGACAGGTACTTCTTCAACTCTTCCACCACCTCTTGAGGCTCAGGGAATTTCAGTTTACGTGGGGGCCCCTTCTTAATCCCAGTCCAGAGCTCCGCACCTGCGAAAGGACAAAATGAAGCGAAGTTACAATACTTCGGAACCCACCGGCACGTCTCTGAAGTCATGAGACTGCCGCGGTTTCTGAGAATAGCGCTTCCTCTCTTCGGAACCCACGTCGCTCTCCCCTccgcccccctcccccacacccacgTCCCCACTTACTGCTGCCGTCCGGGCGCAGCAGCGTCACCTCGAAGCTGCCCCTTCGGGGCTTGGTCGGGTTCACCTTTACTGGAAGCTCTGGGGCCTCCAGGCGCAGCGCCTGACTCAGGGCCGCAGCGTTGCGCCCATAGACGCGTCAGCTCGTGctagggagagaaggggaggttAGAGACCGGGGCCCCTGGCCCCGCCGCGCCACTGTTCCCTCTCCCCCGTTACTCTCCAGGCCCCTCACCAATGCTCGATAACAACGGTTGCCTCCTCCATTCCCTCCCCGCTGTCTGCCAGCTTCTCTCGCTTCTCGGCTGCGGCGACCATCGCGGCCTCAGCCTTCCGCTTCCTACTGCGGGGGGCCATGGCGCCTAGAGCCCGGCCGAGAATGCAGTGGGCCTGGTGGGTGGGGTGCAAAGACGGCAGCCCGGAAGCTACCCTCCTGCAGCGGAAACCTCTCCCCAAGGAACGGAAAGCGTGGTCCGCAGCGCCCACGTGGCCTGGAGGCGGACCGTGGGGCACAACCACTTTGCAagcagggagaggggaggtgCGGGAAGCGCCAGACGGAACCACCCATCGCTTCGGGTCGACGAGACGGGACGCTGGGATGGTGAACACAGCAGGAAGGGGCGGAGACAAGAAAGGTCCTATTGCAAGCCTCGCTTCACGCCGTCTTTTCTGTACTTTTGCGTCGCGCTACATGTTGTGTGCAACGATGCGCCGCCAAACTCTCCTCCCTGGCAACTGCGAACCAATCCCAAACTAAACCCACCACCTAACAACAGTGGCCCCTATTCTAGGCTTATGGAAACTAGCCTTCTGCAACTCTTGCCAATCCTGGGGATCAACGCCCGGCCTTTGGTAAAACCGAATAGGATGACCTTTGACGTCAAGATGGGCAATTCCTCTGCAGTTGCCAGGCTTTTCTAATACAGGAACACACAAAGGCGCAATCAAAAGGAAATCCCAATCTTTTTATTGTGGAAAACCATCAACTGGGTGTGGGGAGTAGGTCAGAGGGTTAGTGAAAGTCCAGGGGATTTCTCCTCCAAGTCCTATCACACAAAGGAAAGCCTCAAGCCTCTATTCACCCCTTTTCAATCCCCACAAAATAAGGGGTATTCAATATCGTCTTCAATGATAAAAACTTTGTGGTTAAAGGTTTCTCCTTAGGACTAGTGACAAAGTTAGGCTTATGCTTTTAGTAAAGACCATAAACCAAGCCAGAAGGGCTTAAGGAACCAAGAGTCCTTGAGGGAAAATTCTTAGCTTTCTATACCCCAGCATCTTAGCTTAGGGTTAAATCTAGGTCTAACCAGGCTGTGCAGGTCAAGTAAGAAGGAATAATGAAACCATAGTTTCATAGAGAAACCATGGAGATGTCTGAAGAGTTGATAACACACTGACCCAAGCTTGGAGGAAACCCATTTCCCCCTCCATCATAGgagatctctttctttcttgctccaGTGAAACAGTTGGCCACCGCATGGCAGGCCTTCTTGTAGGGTGCCTGACAATTCCCTAGATGCCTCTTTAAAATCAGAAGCAGCATCCTGCCCCACCCAGTCACAGCcaaatggaaaacacaaataaaaggcTGTAGCCTCAGGCTTGTGGTTATGGAAGGAGCCTGGAATTGACAGGAGAGGAAGCACTGCCAAAGTGAGGATCTTATTTGTCCTTCTTGCTTTCCCCATCAGACACTCTGATGGGGGTTGGAGCCACAGGCTGCTCCTCGGGGATATTGTCTCCAGCCTTTGATAGCTTCTTGGCCCGCTGGTATAGCTCATTTAAGTTAAATTCTCGGATCACATTCTCCTGCACAAAAGAGATGCACAAATCAGGATCTGGGTTGGAAGGGAGAGTAAAGAGCCTGGGAAGTAAGGTATTTTACACACAGTCTGGGAAAGGAAGGAGTAAGCAAAGGACAAAAATCTTCCCTAACCTTCCTCTTTTTTAGGTACCCAGAAAAGTCAACTAATAGTTAAATACCCATTATGTGCCAATGGGTATTTAACTATTCAATGGGTATTTATTCACTGTGCCAAGAATTATATATACCtaaattatttaatgtaatcTGCAAAGCAATCCTGTAAGCCAGGGGTTATTACCTCCAATTAACTGACAAGGAACCTAACACCTACAGACAATATGTTCAGGGGCCTTCGAgaccaaatctttttttttttttcctgatggagtttcgctcttgttgcccaggctggagcacaatggcacaatctcagctcactgcaacctccgcctcccaggttcaagcgattctcctgcctcagcttcctaagtagctgggattacaggcataagccagcacacttggctaattttgtatttttagtagagatggggtttctccatgttggtcaggctggtctcgaactcctgacctcaagtgatctgccagcctcggcctcccaaagtgctgggattacaggcatgagccaccatacctggcctgagACCAAATCTTAAACTAATAATTGTTCCCCAGTACTAGCAGGTCTGgcacataatatatatttgctaagtgaattaatacaCGAGGTCTAGTAACTAGTCCACACCCTCAAAGCTAATGGGCAAGtggcagaactgtgaatcaaagCTGGGTAGGGCTCAAAAGCCCACCTACTGTTCTACACCCTTCATGCACCTGCCCTTCCTTTCAGGTACCTCAGAGAAGGTCCATGAGACAGCCCGTCCTTTCTTGTCAATCTGTGGCCGCCGCATTACCTCCTTGCCACCTTGGAACAGGATCAGGGTAGGGAGCTGCTTGGTGAGGGGTGATGTGCTCACTTTGTACCTGCAGGGCCCAGAAAGTTCTCTAAATGCCCCTGTGTATAACACTCAAAGTGATTCCCTGCTCAGACCCTCTGCCCAGGTCTTTACATACCGCGTACTAACATCAGTATAGCATCCAACATCCACCTTCCCAAAATTTAACCCTGTACAGTTGTACCtgaaaagaatatattatttaatatactgaaaaaaaaaaaaacaatggatcAAGGAAAGTGGAAGTATCGATATttaagaggggagagggagatgcCTTTGGTTGCCAAGTGTAAAAAtcaaggacaaaagaaaaaaaaaacaacagtgagaGGGAAGGCACAGCATCTTCATTTCCACCATCTCTCCTTTTGCACTACTCACTTGAGGGAGAGGTCAGCATAGATAGGAGCAAATGATTGGCAGTCATTAGACCAGTTGGCAAAGAACTCCACAATCCAAGTGACCCTCTTGTCCCGTTCTAGTTCCTCCTGCCAAATACAGGGAAGAAAAGTGAGCTGGATCCACATAGCCTCCTGGGAAGTTTTACACCTTAGCATCTAATTCCTCATCCTGGGGTTCCCTCTCCCCCGGCTCTCATAATGAACCACAGTGCCCTTGATATCCATTTTGAAGCACTGTTGTTCCTCCTAGTGAATGCAGAGCACAACTACAAAATCACCCACAAGGGAcccaagaaacagaaaaggggAAGAGCACTCACATCAATGGTTTTATCATTGAAGTACTTGATATACTCAGGGCCCATATATAGGGGGGGT from Rhinopithecus roxellana isolate Shanxi Qingling chromosome 15, ASM756505v1, whole genome shotgun sequence includes:
- the TMX2 gene encoding thioredoxin-related transmembrane protein 2 isoform X3; amino-acid sequence: MFLSAIVMMKNRRSITVEQHIGNIFMFSKVANAILFFRLDIRMGLLYITLCIVFLMTCKPPLYMGPEYIKYFNDKTIDEELERDKRVTWIVEFFANWSNDCQSFAPIYADLSLKYNCTGLNFGKVDVGCYTDVSTRYKVSTSPLTKQLPTLILFQGGKEVMRRPQIDKKGRAVSWTFSEENVIREFNLNELYQRAKKLSKAGDNIPEEQPVAPTPIRVSDGESKKDK
- the TMX2 gene encoding thioredoxin-related transmembrane protein 2 isoform X1, translating into MAVLAPLIALVYSVPRLSRWLAQPYYLVSVLLSAAFLLVRKLPPLCHGLPTQREDGNPCDFDWREVEILMFLSAIVMMKNRRSITVEQHIGNIFMFSKVANAILFFRLDIRMGLLYITLCIVFLMTCKPPLYMGPEYIKYFNDKTIDEELERDKRVTWIVEFFANWSNDCQSFAPIYADLSLKYNCTGLNFGKVDVGCYTDVSTRYKVSTSPLTKQLPTLILFQGGKEVMRRPQIDKKGRAVSWTFSEENVIREFNLNELYQRAKKLSKAGDNIPEEQPVAPTPIRVSDGESKKDK
- the SELENOH gene encoding selenoprotein H, with protein sequence MAPRSRKRKAEAAMVAAAEKREKLADSGEGMEEATVVIEHCTSURVYGRNAAALSQALRLEAPELPVKVNPTKPRRGSFEVTLLRPDGSSAELWTGIKKGPPRKLKFPEPQEVVEELKKYLS
- the BTBD18 gene encoding BTB/POZ domain-containing protein 18: MCSPASPKILYKNPRFLRLAFLQLHHQQQSDVFCDVLLQAEGEAVPAHCCILSAYSPFFTERLERERPAQGRKVVLELGGLKISTLRKLVDFLYTSEMEVSQEEAQDVLSAARQLRVSELESLQLEGGKLVKAPQGRRLNRECLQPISAAPISARVVTPSHHPHTPMPATRTPCPLGAISLGKKEGPQENNRQNADSMSGTLLLKRKARACPTPREKSSSPSSHSQGPRENKNDTALHPTVLSPPSLYPSVDKHLLPRKIRLSRSKPPPDICTSKPSSILSGSSSVPATPGRRLWRQRSVNKEAPEDKLKPGRASPLQTTPSPSGLGKTGGSKKRSPEVRAPNSNSAEEGQVGRVKLRKIVNGTCWEVVQEPPLKNSQDSPQIPDPGDFQEPSGTQPFSSNEQEISSSRIQLCQDSPVCTRLQDILVSASHSPDHPVVKSEFGSSPELVEKEPMLAIDCREPYAFDTALLEQPCEAEEYRITSAAATSELEEILDFMLCGSDIEPPIGSLESPGAEGCRTPTYHLTETGKNWMEGEEWCLPDMELWPRELTELEKEPAGENKEPAELLSPLVMPSEVSGEVLSVEGSWTPDLDITSSQPLDGQEDKLLHVSSLDIPQRSYGDLSPPCSNWVETGLEVSLTTDELLYPSPKAGKEVSGHYELLGSLPASSEEEEIDVVDWTAEGRLVPTSVPSIWPDPSSESETEVDILT
- the TMX2 gene encoding thioredoxin-related transmembrane protein 2 isoform X2, which codes for MAVLAPLIALVYSVPRLSRWLAQPYYLVSVLLSAAFLLVRKLPPLCHGLPTQREDGNPCDFDWREVEILMFLSAIVMMKNRRSITVEQHIGNIFMFSKVANAILFFRLDIRMGLLYITLCIVFLMTCKPPLYMGPEYIKYFNDKTIDEELERDKRVTWIVEFFANWSNDCQSFAPIYADLSLKYKVSTSPLTKQLPTLILFQGGKEVMRRPQIDKKGRAVSWTFSEENVIREFNLNELYQRAKKLSKAGDNIPEEQPVAPTPIRVSDGESKKDK